A stretch of the Ornithodoros turicata isolate Travis chromosome 4, ASM3712646v1, whole genome shotgun sequence genome encodes the following:
- the LOC135392869 gene encoding uncharacterized protein LOC135392869 produces the protein MASPQKQDTDLRRMVESLTSTVASLVQRLPPLPAEEVAIETESVAEERNDEDFPTGDHPQSTQLQPPTLPIPEHEDTVSPNDWLTGLSGVGPRETPPVLMEFIRNHWGPEGRQERCRKALADFPRRKLAMFAVPELNPEMRALAREAARRRGSTEGDLETGGVHHRDQALRTPRQR, from the coding sequence ATGGCGTCCCCCCAAAAGCAAGACACTGACCTGCGACGTATGGTGGAGTCGCTGACGAGTACAGTGGCCTCCCTAGTACAGCGGCTGCCACCTCTCCCGGCGGAGGAGGTTGCGATTGAAACGGAGTCGGTGGCTGAGGAGCGCAACGACGAGGATTTCCCCACCGGGGACCACCCGCAGTCGACGCAGTTGCAACCACCCACCCTTCCCATCCCGGAACACGAAGACACTGTCTCTCCAAACGATTGGCTGACAGGCTTGTCAGGCGTGGGGCCCCGGGAAACCCCACCTGTGCTAATGGAGTTCATCCGAAACCACTGGGGCCCCGAAGGCCGCCAGGAGCGCTGCAGGAAGGCCCTGGCGGACTTCCCGCGACGTAAATTGGCAATGTTCGCAGTGCCAGAACTGAACCCCGAAATGCGGGCCCTGGCTCGGGAAGCGGCCAGGAGACGAGGTTCGACGGAAGGTGACCTGGAGACTGGGGGAGTTCACCACCGGGACCAGGCACTCCGGACGCCCAGGCAGCGGTAG